CAGGAACAAGCCCTCGACCGGATCTCCGCCGAAATTTCGGATGCTCCTGAAATCAAGGCATTTGTCGATTTTATACGAACCAGCGAAAGGGGCGTTGCACGATGAGTCAACTGCGGGCCGCCGTTATCGGTGTGGGATATCTGGGGCGTTTTCACGCCCAGAAATATGCGGCACTGCCCGGCGTTGAGTTAATCGGTGTGGTCGATGTCGATCAGGCCGCGGCAGAGAATGTTGCGGCCGAGGTGGGGTGTCGCGCTTTTTCCGACTATCGCGAGCTGCTTGAGCGGGTCGATCTCGTGTCGATTGTCGTGCCCACTCGCCTGCACTATCAAGTCGCCAAGGACTTTTTGAATGCGGGTCGCCATGTGCTGGTGGAAAAGCCGATTACCGAAACGGTAGCCGAGGCGGATGAGCTTATCGCCCTGGCGCGGCAGAACGGGGCTGTATTGCAGGTCGGACATCTGGAACGCTTTAATCCGGCCATTGTCGCGCTCAACGGCGAACTGCACACGCCCATGTTCATCGAATCGCATCGGCTGACACCCTTTCGCGGTCGTGGGACCGACGTCAATGTGGTTCTCGATCTGATGATTCACGATATCGACATCATTCTTAACATGGTTCAGGCCGATCTCACCTCCATTAGCGCATCGGGGGTGCCTGTGCTGTCCGAAGAGGTCGATATCGCCAATGCGCGCCTTGAATTTTCCAGCGGATGTGTTGCCAACGTCACCGCCAGCCGGGTCAGCCGGGACGCCATGCGCAAGGTGCGCGTCTTCCAGCCGGACGGATATTTCTCCATCGATTATCAGAAACGGAAAATCGCGGTGTGTCGCAAGGGTGGCGTCGGCATGAATCTGCCAGGGTTGCCCGGGATCACCATGCAGGAAAAGGGTTTTGCCGAAAGTGATGCCCTGCTGGATGAGATCGAGGCTTTCATCGGTGCCGTCAGGAACGGGACTTCACCCGTTGTCGGCGGCGAGGATGGCCGTCGTGCTCTTGACGTGGCTCTGCAGATCAGCAGTCACCTGGGTGGCATGCTTCCAGGTTGATGTTTGGCTTGCCATGATGGTTTTGAAGGCGGGGACCTGTGTCAGACCTCGCCTTTTTATCATTGAGTGAGGATTATGCTCTCATCTCGGGCATATGAGCGTCTGCCTCGCTGCACAGCCATATAACACCTGTCCGCTTCGCGTGTCGAGCCGTGCCGGAGGTTTTTTAAAATTTGTCTTCCCATGTTCTGACCTACAGGCAGAGGGTTTTTCAAAAGGATTAGATATGTCCATACCTATGGTTGATCTTAAAGGGCAATACAACAGCATCAAGGAAGAAATCTGCCAGGGTTTGCTCGATGTGCTTGAGTCCAGCCAGTTTATTCTCGGTCCCCAGGGCCGTGCGCTTGAACGGGAAATAGCCGCATATTGCGGTGTGCGGCATGCCTTCGGTGTGGCTTCCGGGACAGATGCCTTGCATCTTGCGTTATTGGCAGCGGGCATCGGTGCCGGTGATGAAGTGATTACCACGGCGTTTACCTTTATCGCCACCGCCGAGGCTATCGCCTATGTCGGCGCCAAGCCCGTATTCGTCGATATCGATCCGGCCACCTTCAACATCGATGTGAGCAAAATCGAAGATGCGTTGACCCCCCGTACTCGAGCCATTCTTCCGGTGCATCTGTTCGGCCAGCCCGCCGATCTTGAGAGTCTTGCCCGGTTGTGTGACAAGCATAATCTGAAGATGATAGAGGATTGTGCCCAGTCGTTTGGTGCTGCCTATGGAGAACGCATGACCGGCTCCTGGGGGGATCTCGGTTGCTTTTCCTTTTTCCCGAGTAAAAATCTCGGTTGTTACGGCGATGGCGGCATGATCGTCACCGATGACGACCAGCTTGCGGAAAATATCCAGATGCTGCGCAATCATGGCAGCCGGGAGCGCTATTATCACGCCGTTGTCGGATATAACAGCCGCCTGGATGACATGCAGGCGACGATTTTGCGCACCAAAATGAAATATATCGATACCTATAACCGGTTACGCCGTGAAAATGCCGGCCATTACAGTTCGCGCCTGGACGGTTCCGGCGTGACGGTGCCGTTTGTAAGCGGGGACGGCACCCATGTGTTCCATCAGTACACCATTCGCGTCAAGGATCGCGAAAAGATCCAGAAAGCTTTGACGGCACAAGGCATTGCGTCGGCCATCTATTATCCTGTGCCGCTTCATCAGCAGGAGGTTTTTGCCGCCGATTGCGCCGGTGTATCGCTTCCGGTTACGGAGCAGGTTGCCAAAGAGGTTCTGTCGTTGCCGATGTATCCGGAATTGAAGGAAGAACAGATTGACACCATCTGCCGTACCTTGTTGGCTGCCCTTTAGGTGAGCGACATGCATGAAGTCAAACAACCGCGACGCATTATGGTCGTGACCGGAGAGGCTTCCGGCGATTTGCATGGCGCCCATCTTATCGAGGCCGCAGGCAAGGTGGACCCCGGTTTATCTTTCTTCGGCGTCGGTGGTGCATGCATGGCGAAAGCCGGGTGCGAGATTCTGATCCCCGGCGAAGATCTGGCGGTCATGGGGTTGGTCGAGGTGCTTGGTCATTTCCCGACCATATGGCGTGCTTTTCGAAAATTGAAGAAGATCTTGCACGGGCCGCAGCGACCCGATGCCCTGGTTCTTATCGATTTTGCGGAATTCAATCTGTTGCTGGCCGCTCAGGCAAAAAAGGCCGGAGTGCCGGTGCTTTATTATGTCAGTCCGCAGGTTTGGGCATGGCGGCGCGGGCGGGTGCGCCGCATCGCTTCGGTGGTCGATCGTCTGGCCGCCATTTTTCCGTTTGAGCCTGAACTCTACCAGGGGCTGGATATCGATGTCGAGTATGTCGGTCACCCGTTACTCGATGAGTTTGCCATCACTTGCGAGCGGGATGCTTTTTTGCGGCGCCTGGGTCTTGACCCCGCCCGGCAGGTGATAGGCCTGTTTCCGGGCAGCCGAAAAAACGAGCTTAAGTATATCGCCGAAACCATTCTGCAGTCGGCGGTCAAGTTGCGGGAGAAACACCCCGATGCGCAATTCCTGCTGCCGGTAGCTTCCAGCTTCCGCCGTCAGGACATCGAAGCTCTTGTGGCTCCCTACGGTCTGCCTGTCACCGTGGTCGACGAGCCTATTTACGATGTCATAAATGCTTGTGATGCTGTCATTAGCGTATCCGGTACCGTTACCCTGCAGGTCGCTCTGGTCGGTACCCCCATGGCTATCGTCTACAAAATGGCACCGCTTAGTTTCGCTATTGGAAAACGTTTGATCCGGGTTCCCCACATCGGGCTTGCCAATATCGTGGCAGGCCGGGGCGTGGTCAAAGAATTCATTCAGGAAGACGCGACGCCGGCCATGATTTCACGGGAGATTGACGCCATACTGACAGATGCCGAGTACAACCGCAGCATACGCGGCGGCCTCGCCACCGTTCAACAGCGGATGGGAGAGGGTGGTTGCGCTGCACGGGTAGCTCGTATGGTTTCGGAGCTTTGCCGTGAGATTCCAGGTAAGGAGCGTATGGTTTGAAATACAATCCTAAACAACTTTATCAGCGCCTTTGGCGCTATTCCAAGCCTTATCTGCCCCGGGTGTTTCTGGCGATGTTCGCATCTATCGTGGTTTCCGGCGTGGATGTGGCAACCGCCAAGTTGGTGAAGCCCTTTGTCGATGATGTGCTGATGGCGGCCGACAGAGGTCTGGCCAATCTGGTACCGATCATCGTGATTGGTCTGGCTGTTTGCAAGGGAGGCGGGCGTTATATCCAGGAATATTTTATCAAGACTGCCGGTCAGATGGTGGTGCAGGATATCCGTAATGATCTCTATCGACATTCCATGAATCTCTCCATGGGATACTTTTCGCGCAGTTCCACGGGCAACGTGATGTCTCGCATCCTTAACGATGTCGGTGCCCTGCAGAGATCAGCCGCGGATGTCATGGTCGATGGCCTGCGGGAGAGTTTTACCCTTATGGGGCTGACTTTCGTGGCTTTTCAGAGCGATTGGCGTTTGGCCACCATTGCATTTCTGGTGATGCCTGTATCCATTGTTCCCGCAAGTGTCATCGGCAGACGTATCAAAGAAAACACCCGGCGGGGCCAACGCACCATGGGTACCTTGACCCGGGTTCTGCAGGAGAGTCTTGCCGGCATCAAAGTCATCAAGGCCTTTGGCTCCGAAGATCGGGAATGTCAGCGGTTCAGAACCGAGAACAAACGTTTCTATCATTTTATCCGTAAGGTTCTGAAGTACGATTCGGCGGCCACCCCAGTGATCGAGATCCTCTCGTCCTTCGGCATCGGCGCCGTTCTTTGGTACGGTATCCGCCGGGTCAGCGACGGAGCCATGACGCAGGGGGATTTGTCGGCGTTTATCGCCGCATTGTTCATGATGTATGCCCCCATGAAGCGTTTGACCAAGGTAAGCAATACCATCCAGCGGTCACTCGGTGCCGCGGAGCGGGTCTTTGAACTCATGGATGAAGTTCCCGAAATTGCCGATCAGCCCGATGCCATACAGGCGCCAAGAGCTGTCGGGAATATCGTTTTTGAGCATGTGGGTTTCTCGTATGGTGATGAGCCGGTGCTGCATGATCTTAATCTGTCGATTCGGGCCGGGGAAATTGCGGCCCTGGTCGGTCCGAGCGGCGGCGGTAAATCGACCGTTATCGGCCTTCTGAACCGTTTTTACGACCCGCAACAGGGTGCCATTCATATCGATGGGTACGATATCCGTCAATTGACCCAGGATAGCCTCAAACAGAGCATGGCCCTGGTCGATCAGGAAACCTTTTTGTTTAACGATACGGTGTGGAATAATATCCGTTACGGTCGTCCCGAAGCCAGCGATTCCGAAGTCGAAGAGGCTGCCAGGCAGGCTTATGCGGACGAGTTCGTGCGTGCCATGCCCGATGGGTATGAAACGGTTATCGGCGACCGGGGCGTCCGCCTGTCCGGCGGCCAGCGCCAGCGCATCTGCATTGCACGCGCCATTTTGCGCGATGCGCCGATTCTACTGCTTGACGAGGCGACCAGTGCCCTCGACACCGAAAGCGAAGCAACGGTGCAAAAAGCTCTCGTCAATCTTATGAACAACCGTACCACCATCGTTGTCGCGCATCGGCTATCCACCGTCATGCATGCCGACAAGATCGTGGTTCTGGAGGGTGGCCGTATTCGCGAAATCGGTCGCCATCAGGATTTGCTCTCCGGTGACGGTCTTTACCGGCGTCTGTATGAGATGCAATTCGCCGACCGGGATTGAGTAGGGTTTAAGGGGAGGGTGGAGTGTACCTGCTTTACGATCTGATCTGGCTTGTCGCAGCCACGGTTCTAATCCCATGGTATCTGTTGCGCAGATTCTGTGGAGGCAAAAACCGGAAAGGTCTTCGCGAACGCTTCGGTTGGTATGCCCCTCATCGTCTGGCCCCCTTACAGGGGCGTCCGGTGCTTTGGCTGCATGCCGTTTCCGTAGGGGAGACCCGCGCCGCGGTGTCTTTGATTCGTGCCCTTAAACAGACCTATCCCGAACATGCCCTGGTCCTTACCAACGTTACGGAAACCGGCCATGCCATTGCCTGCGATATCGACGAAGTCGATCTGAGCCTGTTTTTCCCTTTCGATATATCATGGGCGGTGCGGCGTGTCTTGCGGCAGATCAGACCTGATATTGTCGTCATCGTCGAAACGGAAATCTGGCCCAATCTGGTGCGGTGCGCCAAGCGGGCCTCGATCCCCATGGTACTCGTCAACGGGCGGATTTCGGATCGGTCCTTTCCCCGTTATCTCAAAGTACGGTTTTTGCTGCGGGCCATTCTGAATCGGTTCGATGCGTTGTGTATGCAGACCCGGCAGGATCAGCAACGTATGCTGGCACTCGGTGCCAGCGAGGGGCATGTCGCCGTTACGGGCAATCTTAAGTTCGACATGTCCTGTGACGGGGTCGGGGCATTGACGCCCGAAGCATTACGGCTTGCCTACAAATTATCCACGGAAACACTGGTGTGGGTGGCAGGAAGTACCCATCCCGGCGAAGAAGAGAAAATCCTGCATGCCTTCCATGAAGTTCGAAGACAGGGCGTTGCCTTGACGCTGGTTTTGGCCCCGCGGCATCCCGGCAGGGCCCAGGAGGTCGGAGAGTTGCTCGACAGCCATGGGCTGACCTGGGTCGTGCGTACTTCGCTGGATAAGTATGGCGATGTCCTGAAGGATGGGGCTGTCCTGCTGGTCGATACCGTTGGCGAGTTGTTGAAACTCTATGCGGCTGCGGATGTCGTATTTGTCGGGGGTAGTCTGGCCCCGGTGGGCGGGCATAATGTCCTGGAAGCGGCGTTGTTGAAAAAACCGGTGTTGTTCGGACCGCACATGCAGAATTTCCGTGAAATCGCGCGGTTGTTGACCGAGGCCGGTGGCGGCAAAATGGTCGCGGAACAGGAGCTGGTTGATGAACTGGTGCGGTTGTTGACCGATCCTGAAGCCAGAAAGACGATGGGCGCGATCGGATACGATCTATTGCTGCAGCATACCGGCGCCACGGAACGCACGGTGCAGGTTATCCGGCGTGTTTTGAGCGCTGAAGTATGACAAAGCTGGCTCTATTTTATCGGCATCTGGCAGTCAAGGGTCCGTGTTCCCCGCTGGAATGGCTGATCTTTGCATTTTTGCTGCCGCTGGGATGGCTTTATGGTGCAGTCATGCGCCTGCGGGCCTTGTTCTACCGCATCGGCTGGTTTGATGCCTATTGTGCGGATGTTCCGGTTATTTCCGTCGGTAATCTGAGCGTGGGGGGGACCGGGAAAACGCCGGTTGTCGATTACCTGATCCGCTATTGCCGGTCGCTGGATAAGCGCGTGGCGGTTGTCAGCCGCGGTTATGCCGGCGGCAAAGGGGCCGCGCTGCGTGTTGTCTGCGCCGGGCAGGGTCCAATACTCGATGTTCAGCAGGCCGGCGATGAACCCTGGTTGCTGGCCCGTCGCAATCCCGCAGCCATTGTTATCGTCGCGCCGCATCGTGCTCAAGGGGTGCGTCATGCGGTTGAAAATCTCGGTGCCGAGGTGGTGTTGCTGGATGACGGTTTTCAGCATCTGGCCGTGTCCAGAGATTTTGACCTGGTACTGCTCGATGCCTTGCGGCCTTTCGGTAATGGGCAGGTATTGCCGGCCGGGCTTTTGCGCGAGCCAGTCTCTGCGCTGAGGCGGGGTGACCTGTTTGTTTTGACGCGCTGTCCGGAAGATTTGGCCGGTACAGCGGATGTGCCCGGTCCCGTGGTGCATTGCCGGCATATTTTGGAAGAGAGCGCTGTCGATCTGGATGGCGAAGTTCGAAGTCTGCGGGAATTGGCCGGGCTGCGTGGCATCGCTTTTGCGGGTATCGCCGAGCCCGAGGGTTTTTTTCGTGAGCTCCAAAGCCATGGTTTAACTTTGACCCGGACGCTGCATTTTTCGGATCATGCCGCCTATGATGAGCGGGCGGCGATCCTTTTAAAGGATGCGGCAAAGTCGGGGGATTATTTTATTACCACGGAAAAAGACGCCGTCAAGTTGGCGCACATGACATTACCGTTACCCTGTTTTCAGGTGCCGTTGCGGTTGATGTTTGTTGAAACTGGTCAACTGGAACAAAAGCTATCCCCCATTATCAGCAATCAGAGGTGATCTGTATGGCGATATCTCAGGAATTACTTGAAATTCTTGCCTGTCCGCAATGTAAGGGTGCGGTTCGTCAGGTGGAGGCTCCCGAGTCGCTGATTTGCGATCGGTGTTGCCTGAAATATCCCGTTGAGGACGGCATCCCCGTGATGCTGGTTGAGGAAGCCCAGCCTCTGGAAGACTGTGACAAAGTCGAAAATCCCCGATGACCCCATGAATTAGCTGGTCCAGCTTGGTTCAGGCGTTGAACGCATGGTCGTGCAGGCCTGAATGGCTTGTCATGGCCATCGTGTTTTCTGTCTTTTCCGTGGTAAAGTACCTCGTTATTTCGCTGTACTTTCATGGTGCCTACGATGCATTCCCTGATAAAGGAGTAGCTGTTTTTTGAAACCGATCGATCCTCAAAACATTCGGCGTATCATGGTGCGATCGACCAACTGGGTTGGCGATGCCGTCATGACCACGCCGGCTATGGCCGATCTTAGGAAGGCCTTTCCCGACGCTGAAATCGTCGTTGTTGCCAATCCTCTGGTGGCTCAACTGTTTACCTGGCACCCCTATTGCGATCGTGTGCTGGTTTACGACAAAAAAGGGCCTCACAAAGGGTTTGCCGGATTGTGGAAATTCGCACGGCAACTCAGTAGGGAAAACTTCGATATGGCCGTTTTGCTGCAAAACGCCATCGAAGCGGCCATTATGGCTGCTCTGGCCGGCATACCGCGACGGGTCGGATACCGCACCGATGCGCGGCGTTTACTTTTAACCCACGGTGTCGCCGTGGGGGCCGAGCAGAAACGTTTGCATCATACAGAATATTACCGTCATATGCTTGGCCATATCTGCCCGGGGCAGGGTGACGGTCGCCTGCGTCTTGCGTGCAGCGAGGCGGAGCAGTCCTGGGTAAGGGAGACTCTCGGGGACGATCGTTGGGTAGCCATTAATCCCGGTGCCGCTTATGGCTCCGCCAAACGTTGGTTGCCCGAGCGGTTCGCCGCGGTTGCCGATGGTCTTGTCGAGGAATTCGGTTTGCGGGTGGTGTTGACCGGCGGACCCGGCGAGAAGGAAATCGGCCGGGATATCGCGCAGGCCATGCGTGCCCCGGCACTGAATCTGATTGGCGAAACATCCGTGCGGCAGTTGATGGCGGTACTGGAGGCCTGTCGGCTGATGATTACCAACGATTCGGGGCCTATGCACGTAGCGGCTGCTTTCGATGTGCCCATCGTGGCGGTGTTCGGCCCGACCGATCATACCACCACTTCACCCTGGACTCAGGATTGTCGCATCGTACGTAAATCCATCGATTGCGCCCCCTGTCTGCTCCGGCAGTGTCCGACCGATCATCGTTGTATGCGGGCCATTTCGCCCGAAGATGTACTGACCGCTGCACGTCAGCTCCTGGGAGATGTCTCATGAGAGTGCTGATTGTTAAAATCAGTGCCCTGGGCGATGTGGTGCATGCGTTACCGGTGCTCGCCTATCTCAAGGAGGCCCATCCGGAGATCAAGATCGACTGGTTGGTCGAAGAAGGCTTCGCACCGCTGATCGAAGGCCACCCGATGTTGCGGCGGGTTTACCGTCTTGGACTCAAGCGCTGGCGGCGCGAGGGCTGGAGATCCGTTCTCGCAGGCGTTAAGTCCACAGTGCACGAGTTGCGTAACGAGCGTTACGATATGGTTCTCGATTTGCAGGGGAACTGTAAAAGTGGTCTCTTTACTTTGCTATGCGGTGCTCCCCGGCGGTACGGATTTTCTTTCAGTGGCGTGCGGGAATGGCCGAACCTGCTTGCGACCAATCGCAGGGTTGTATTGACTGCCGCCGACCATCATATCAGTGATCGTTCCCTGGCGGTGGCACGCGAGGCGTTTCCTGTCGGCAATGCGCGTTCCGCGGCGGGGCCTTTGCACGTGACACCTCAGGCACGTACAGCGGTGGAGAAGCAGCTCGGTTCATTTAATATGAATGGCCCATCGCTGGTTGTCCTGCAATACGGAACGACCTGGGAAACCAAACTCTGGCCCCTTGATTCCTGGCAGCGATTGGCTCGCACGCTCTGTACGGAAGATAACCTGCGACCGGTATTGATATGGGGCAACGAGGCCGAACGTGACGCCGCCGAGGCCATTTACCGGGCTACCGATGGACAGGCCGTGATCTGGCCGCGCGGCACTTTACAGGAACTTGCCGCGCTCCTGGAGAGAGCCGATTTAGTGATCGGAGGCGATACCGGTCCGATTCATATTGCTGCCGCCCTCGACACTCCTACCGTGTCGATTTTCAGAGTGACGGACGGATCCCGAAACGGGCCGCGTGGGCCACTTCACATACGTTTGCAGAGTCCCCTGGAATGTTCGCCTTGTCTTCAGAAATCATGTCCAAGGGATGCGGAATGCGGACATAGCATTACCGTTAACCAGGTGCTGGACGCCACACGCAAACAACTCAAAAGACAGGGCCAACAATGATTTATGGCACAGGCAGTATGACTGTCACCGAGGAAGCCCGATCCGCGCTCGAGGCCGCCGGTCTTACCCGTTTTAATGATTTTATGGGATATGCGGGAGGTACGCATATCTGCCATAAGCGGGGTCGCTCCACTGTGCGTTTGCAGATCGGCGAGCGGGCTTTTTTTCTCAAGCGTAACCGGTTTCACTGGGTTGAATTTTTAAAGGGGATCTCGCGTCTGCGTCTGCCGGTTCGCGGGGCGCTTCGCGAGTGGCGCAATATTGCCAAGGTGCGTGCTGTCGGCGTGCCGACGGTGATGGCTGTTGCGTTTGGTGAACGCCCCCTACTGGGGATTGAAACCTGTTCTTTCAGCATGACCGAAGAGTTGTATGATTGCCTTCCGCTGGATCAGGTGCTGAACACAGGATTTTCCGGGGCTTTATCCCGGGAGCAGCGCCAACGCAAGCGCGGTTTCATTCGTCAATTGGGGGAGCTTGCTCGCCGTTTGCATGAGAATGGCCTCTATCATCAGGATTTTTATCTGAGCCATTTCTTCCTTGGTCCCGACGATGTACTGCATCTTATCGATCTGCAGCGGGTCTTGTCCAATCCTTTGCGTGCCGGTCATTTTCGTATCAAGGATCTGGCTCAACTTAACTATGCCGCCGGTCGCGTGAGCTGTCTGAGCCGAACCGATCGGTTGCGGTTTCTGTCGGCTTATTTCGGTCATTCCCACCTGACTGTTCCGGAAAGAAAGCTGGTGAAGGCTGTTCTGGCCAAGACGGCCCGTATTGCCCGACACGATATCAAGTTGCTGGCGCGTCGCCGTCGCCGCGGAGAATTACCTTAAATCCTGAACGATGCATAGCATTGGGGGGTGCATGACTCGGAAAATCAGCGTTATATGCGCACCTGCGCCCAAACCCAATCCCGGCATGGCCAGTGTCGATCTCGCTTTCCATGCATTAAGCCGTCGGCATGGGTTTGCCGATCAGGTAACCTTTTATCAGCTTTACACCGCCGATGAGTTGCATGCACAAGCTGGAGATGAGCTGCAAAAGGAAGTGCGTATCCGGCAGAGCCTGCCGTTTGCCTACCAGAATTTTCGCAATCGTCTGGAAGATGTTTTCTCCAGTGACCGGATCGTGTTTTGGGGCGACTTTCTGCATAGTGCGGATTATCATGTGGCGGCTGCGCGACGCCTGGTAAAAATCGGCCTGGTCGATCATGCCGATGATGCTCTTGCGTTGGTAAGGGATCACTATTTTCTACGCCACGCGCCCGCAGAGGTCTGGTCGAA
This DNA window, taken from Syntrophotalea carbinolica DSM 2380, encodes the following:
- a CDS encoding Trm112 family protein, whose amino-acid sequence is MAISQELLEILACPQCKGAVRQVEAPESLICDRCCLKYPVEDGIPVMLVEEAQPLEDCDKVENPR
- a CDS encoding lipopolysaccharide kinase InaA family protein translates to MTVTEEARSALEAAGLTRFNDFMGYAGGTHICHKRGRSTVRLQIGERAFFLKRNRFHWVEFLKGISRLRLPVRGALREWRNIAKVRAVGVPTVMAVAFGERPLLGIETCSFSMTEELYDCLPLDQVLNTGFSGALSREQRQRKRGFIRQLGELARRLHENGLYHQDFYLSHFFLGPDDVLHLIDLQRVLSNPLRAGHFRIKDLAQLNYAAGRVSCLSRTDRLRFLSAYFGHSHLTVPERKLVKAVLAKTARIARHDIKLLARRRRRGELP
- the waaC gene encoding lipopolysaccharide heptosyltransferase I, which produces MRVLIVKISALGDVVHALPVLAYLKEAHPEIKIDWLVEEGFAPLIEGHPMLRRVYRLGLKRWRREGWRSVLAGVKSTVHELRNERYDMVLDLQGNCKSGLFTLLCGAPRRYGFSFSGVREWPNLLATNRRVVLTAADHHISDRSLAVAREAFPVGNARSAAGPLHVTPQARTAVEKQLGSFNMNGPSLVVLQYGTTWETKLWPLDSWQRLARTLCTEDNLRPVLIWGNEAERDAAEAIYRATDGQAVIWPRGTLQELAALLERADLVIGGDTGPIHIAAALDTPTVSIFRVTDGSRNGPRGPLHIRLQSPLECSPCLQKSCPRDAECGHSITVNQVLDATRKQLKRQGQQ
- a CDS encoding Gfo/Idh/MocA family protein; this translates as MSQLRAAVIGVGYLGRFHAQKYAALPGVELIGVVDVDQAAAENVAAEVGCRAFSDYRELLERVDLVSIVVPTRLHYQVAKDFLNAGRHVLVEKPITETVAEADELIALARQNGAVLQVGHLERFNPAIVALNGELHTPMFIESHRLTPFRGRGTDVNVVLDLMIHDIDIILNMVQADLTSISASGVPVLSEEVDIANARLEFSSGCVANVTASRVSRDAMRKVRVFQPDGYFSIDYQKRKIAVCRKGGVGMNLPGLPGITMQEKGFAESDALLDEIEAFIGAVRNGTSPVVGGEDGRRALDVALQISSHLGGMLPG
- the lpxB gene encoding lipid-A-disaccharide synthase produces the protein MHEVKQPRRIMVVTGEASGDLHGAHLIEAAGKVDPGLSFFGVGGACMAKAGCEILIPGEDLAVMGLVEVLGHFPTIWRAFRKLKKILHGPQRPDALVLIDFAEFNLLLAAQAKKAGVPVLYYVSPQVWAWRRGRVRRIASVVDRLAAIFPFEPELYQGLDIDVEYVGHPLLDEFAITCERDAFLRRLGLDPARQVIGLFPGSRKNELKYIAETILQSAVKLREKHPDAQFLLPVASSFRRQDIEALVAPYGLPVTVVDEPIYDVINACDAVISVSGTVTLQVALVGTPMAIVYKMAPLSFAIGKRLIRVPHIGLANIVAGRGVVKEFIQEDATPAMISREIDAILTDAEYNRSIRGGLATVQQRMGEGGCAARVARMVSELCREIPGKERMV
- a CDS encoding 3-deoxy-D-manno-octulosonic acid transferase, with the protein product MYLLYDLIWLVAATVLIPWYLLRRFCGGKNRKGLRERFGWYAPHRLAPLQGRPVLWLHAVSVGETRAAVSLIRALKQTYPEHALVLTNVTETGHAIACDIDEVDLSLFFPFDISWAVRRVLRQIRPDIVVIVETEIWPNLVRCAKRASIPMVLVNGRISDRSFPRYLKVRFLLRAILNRFDALCMQTRQDQQRMLALGASEGHVAVTGNLKFDMSCDGVGALTPEALRLAYKLSTETLVWVAGSTHPGEEEKILHAFHEVRRQGVALTLVLAPRHPGRAQEVGELLDSHGLTWVVRTSLDKYGDVLKDGAVLLVDTVGELLKLYAAADVVFVGGSLAPVGGHNVLEAALLKKPVLFGPHMQNFREIARLLTEAGGGKMVAEQELVDELVRLLTDPEARKTMGAIGYDLLLQHTGATERTVQVIRRVLSAEV
- the waaF gene encoding lipopolysaccharide heptosyltransferase II encodes the protein MKPIDPQNIRRIMVRSTNWVGDAVMTTPAMADLRKAFPDAEIVVVANPLVAQLFTWHPYCDRVLVYDKKGPHKGFAGLWKFARQLSRENFDMAVLLQNAIEAAIMAALAGIPRRVGYRTDARRLLLTHGVAVGAEQKRLHHTEYYRHMLGHICPGQGDGRLRLACSEAEQSWVRETLGDDRWVAINPGAAYGSAKRWLPERFAAVADGLVEEFGLRVVLTGGPGEKEIGRDIAQAMRAPALNLIGETSVRQLMAVLEACRLMITNDSGPMHVAAAFDVPIVAVFGPTDHTTTSPWTQDCRIVRKSIDCAPCLLRQCPTDHRCMRAISPEDVLTAARQLLGDVS
- a CDS encoding DegT/DnrJ/EryC1/StrS family aminotransferase — protein: MSIPMVDLKGQYNSIKEEICQGLLDVLESSQFILGPQGRALEREIAAYCGVRHAFGVASGTDALHLALLAAGIGAGDEVITTAFTFIATAEAIAYVGAKPVFVDIDPATFNIDVSKIEDALTPRTRAILPVHLFGQPADLESLARLCDKHNLKMIEDCAQSFGAAYGERMTGSWGDLGCFSFFPSKNLGCYGDGGMIVTDDDQLAENIQMLRNHGSRERYYHAVVGYNSRLDDMQATILRTKMKYIDTYNRLRRENAGHYSSRLDGSGVTVPFVSGDGTHVFHQYTIRVKDREKIQKALTAQGIASAIYYPVPLHQQEVFAADCAGVSLPVTEQVAKEVLSLPMYPELKEEQIDTICRTLLAAL
- the lpxK gene encoding tetraacyldisaccharide 4'-kinase, with the translated sequence MTKLALFYRHLAVKGPCSPLEWLIFAFLLPLGWLYGAVMRLRALFYRIGWFDAYCADVPVISVGNLSVGGTGKTPVVDYLIRYCRSLDKRVAVVSRGYAGGKGAALRVVCAGQGPILDVQQAGDEPWLLARRNPAAIVIVAPHRAQGVRHAVENLGAEVVLLDDGFQHLAVSRDFDLVLLDALRPFGNGQVLPAGLLREPVSALRRGDLFVLTRCPEDLAGTADVPGPVVHCRHILEESAVDLDGEVRSLRELAGLRGIAFAGIAEPEGFFRELQSHGLTLTRTLHFSDHAAYDERAAILLKDAAKSGDYFITTEKDAVKLAHMTLPLPCFQVPLRLMFVETGQLEQKLSPIISNQR
- a CDS encoding ABC transporter ATP-binding protein; amino-acid sequence: MKYNPKQLYQRLWRYSKPYLPRVFLAMFASIVVSGVDVATAKLVKPFVDDVLMAADRGLANLVPIIVIGLAVCKGGGRYIQEYFIKTAGQMVVQDIRNDLYRHSMNLSMGYFSRSSTGNVMSRILNDVGALQRSAADVMVDGLRESFTLMGLTFVAFQSDWRLATIAFLVMPVSIVPASVIGRRIKENTRRGQRTMGTLTRVLQESLAGIKVIKAFGSEDRECQRFRTENKRFYHFIRKVLKYDSAATPVIEILSSFGIGAVLWYGIRRVSDGAMTQGDLSAFIAALFMMYAPMKRLTKVSNTIQRSLGAAERVFELMDEVPEIADQPDAIQAPRAVGNIVFEHVGFSYGDEPVLHDLNLSIRAGEIAALVGPSGGGKSTVIGLLNRFYDPQQGAIHIDGYDIRQLTQDSLKQSMALVDQETFLFNDTVWNNIRYGRPEASDSEVEEAARQAYADEFVRAMPDGYETVIGDRGVRLSGGQRQRICIARAILRDAPILLLDEATSALDTESEATVQKALVNLMNNRTTIVVAHRLSTVMHADKIVVLEGGRIREIGRHQDLLSGDGLYRRLYEMQFADRD